The Microplitis mediator isolate UGA2020A chromosome 8, iyMicMedi2.1, whole genome shotgun sequence genome has a window encoding:
- the LOC130673386 gene encoding uncharacterized protein LOC130673386, which yields MYSISLIFMSVFIITAAVSYSSDYNKNTDDNSDQCPRAEFIAGQLGVVNVLAFLDATQPSSYRQAVMLKILKDRLHRSGLPEALFFVIIKNSTDESWERIIESDNRSIDSLKSIIAPDIFIIEDSEELEIWQDFNGSKDQVIVIDRCGYLAYQIVVPWSILHFPYVKAAILSTHKDDPCGPCDTYATVIELEEVEASTKDLDSTISEITESIVDFTIPEGIPVDETENFDVTEDKSTINNDLERVDESENFLSDDKKLKTDLRIIMHAPHYHMNGDATKKHEYLVQEYSKPNYHGHLDVPESNKDDRSTKLGDDLILSNSIVFERDEGPGFFGEIADYWHGVEINDPQTVDVNADEYDESSEKLKIVQDITTEISAEITENKEREIIDEEETRSKLIAHYSRLLPWIYYVLEKFRTKGFL from the exons ATGTATTCAAttagtttaatatttatgtcTGTGTTTATAATTACTGCGGCAGTTAGTTATTCAAgtgattataataaaaatactgatgATAATTCAGATCAGTGTCCTAGAGCTGAATTTATTGCCGGACAGCTTGGTGTTGTTAATGTACTCGCGTTTTTAGACGCGACTCAGCCATCAAGTTATCGCCAAGCAGTTAT gctaaaaatattaaaagatcGTCTTCACCGTTCGGGTTTACCAGAAGcacttttttttgtgataatcAAGAATTCAACTGATGAATCCTGGGAAAGAATAATAGAATCTGATAACAGGTCAATAGATTCTTTGAAAAGTATAATAGCTCcggatatttttataattgaagaCAGCGAGGAATTGGAAATTTGGCAGGATTTTAATGGCTCGAAAGACCAAGTTATTGTAATTGATCGTTGTGGTTATCTAGCCTATCAAATTGTAGTTCCGTGGAGTATCCTTCATTTTCCTTATGTCAAAGCCGCCATTTTGTCAACGCATAAAGATGATCCTTGTGGTCCTTGTGATACTTATGCAACAGTTATTGAATTAGAAGAAGTTGAAGCCTCAACAAAGGATTTAGATTCAACTATTTCAGAAATTACTGAATCTATTGTAGACTTTACTATTCCTGAAGGAATTCCTGTTGATGAAACGGAAAATTTTGATGTTACTGAAGATAAATCAActataaataatgatttagAAAGGGTAGATGaatcagaaaattttctttcagatgataaaaaactaaaaactgaTTTACGAATAATTATGCATGCACCTCATTATCATATGAATGGAGATGCGACTAAAAAACATGAATATTTAGTACAGGAATATTCTAAACCAAATTATCATGGACATCTAGATGTCCCAGAGTCAAATAAAGATGACCGAAGTACTAAATTAGGAGATGATTTAATTCTGTCTAATAGTATTGTTTTTGAACGTGATGAAGGCCCGGGATTTTTTGGTGAAATTGCTGATTATTGGCATGGTGTTGAAATTAATGATCCTCAGACAGTGGACGTGAATGCAGATGAATATGATGAAAGTAGTGAGAAGTTGAAAATTGTCCAGGATATCACAACAGAAATTAGTGCGGAAATTACAGAAAATAAGGAAAGAGAAATTATTGACGAAGAAGAAACAAGGAGCAAATTAATTGCACACTACAGTAGATTATTACCGTGGATTTATTACGTACTTGAGAA atttcgaACTAAAGGGTTTTTGTGA
- the LOC130673387 gene encoding odorant receptor 4-like, which produces MKKKSIDKKLNWTEDSINALGVYKIITRIMCLWPLESRTIFWKIRVTLLIIFLILSCIFVSKEMLEHCGSMKDRILLSAHLITSVTSVAKIVILNINRKNLSTIITNAVDDWEKTNDVNLKKIMNRYALINRTLLYMMLSPALLYVIKVTSDRIPYTLIIDNVTVLIRTTPLSSECSNYADAHIIIYIVRFSFRVAECFIYNLTCTGLDSFFFLLAMHLCSQLEILNIYFRQLIIDEAGVFMKDKFCKLIARQQHLYYLLNILDDSFNLMILIVLISDFFYLSIMAFTSLFYVKEQKIMEAAVISAAISLNVSIELFLYCFVGEKLTNEVDKSSFAMYSTSWYNLKTNVSKNIIFVILKCSKEFRITGGKLFQMNLENFKTIVKTLGSFFSVIRLVVFE; this is translated from the exons atgaagaaaaaaagtatagataaaaaattaaattggaCGGAAGATTCAATAAATGCACTGGgcgtttataaaataataactcgAATTATGTGTCTGTGGCCACTTGAATCGAGAACTATTTTCTGGAAAATACGCGTTActctattaattatatttttg atattgTCATGTATATTTGTAAGTAAAGAAATGTTAGAACATTGTGGGTCAATGAAAGATCGAATTTTACTATCAGCACATCTAATAACATCAGTAACATCGGTTGCTAAAATAGtaatactaaatataaacCGTAAAAATCTATctacaataataacaaatgcAGTTGACGATTGGGAAAAAACAAAcgatgttaatttaaaaaaaataatgaaccgATATGCATTAATCAATCGTACATTACTCTATATGATGCTATCACCGGCATTGCTTTACGTTATCAAAGTAACCAGTGATCGCATACCTTACACCctaataattgataatgtCACTGTATTAATACGTACCACCCCCTTGAGCTCTGAATGTTCGAACTATGCAGATGcccatataattatttatattgtacgTTTCAGTTTTCGAGTTGCTGAgtgttttatttacaatttaacatGCACTGGActcgattcattttttttcttgctggCAATGCATCTTTGTAGTCAgttagaaatattaaatatttatttcaggcaaCTCATTATTGATGAAGCCGGTGTTTTTATGaaagataaattttgtaaacttATTGCCAGACAAcaacatttatattatttattaaatattcttgacgattcttttaatttgatgATACTCATTGTGTTGATAtcagactttttttatttaagtattatgg CTTTTACCtcacttttttacgtaaagGAACAAAAGATCATGGAGGCAGCCGTGATAAGTGCAGCTATTTCTTTAAATGtttcaattgaattatttttgtactGTTTCGTCGGGGAAAAATTAACCAACGAAGTAGACAAATCGTCATTCGCAATGTACAGCACAAGCTGgtacaatttaaaaacaaatgtatcgaaaaatattattttcgttaTATTAAAATGTAGCAAAGAGTTCCGTATAACAGGCGGTAAACTATTTCAAatgaatttagaaaattttaaaactattgtTAAAACTCTtggaagttttttttcagttatacgtttagtagtttttgaataa